The following proteins come from a genomic window of Anaerobutyricum hallii:
- a CDS encoding phosphatase PAP2 family protein, which produces MNLEQYNRIHDFFITHSSAFSLLLMANRFLTACGFFLYPLLLLFLLLKGEFLTLCSFIFIPAICFLIITIFRKVINKQRPYEKLPIQSLIKKEKKGQSFPSRHVFSIFLIATLWFYFWKPIGIFLLIAGIFLAIVRVIGGVHFISDVCAGAFLGIIAGWISNYIFLIC; this is translated from the coding sequence ATGAATTTAGAACAATATAACAGAATTCACGATTTTTTCATCACACATTCATCGGCTTTTTCTTTACTACTAATGGCTAACCGTTTTTTGACCGCCTGTGGTTTTTTTCTTTACCCGCTGTTATTGTTATTTCTTCTATTAAAAGGAGAATTTCTTACGTTATGTTCTTTTATTTTTATTCCTGCAATTTGTTTTTTAATCATAACAATTTTTAGAAAAGTTATAAACAAGCAGCGCCCATATGAAAAACTTCCAATTCAGTCACTAATTAAAAAAGAGAAAAAGGGACAGTCTTTCCCAAGCCGCCATGTATTTTCTATCTTTTTAATTGCAACATTATGGTTTTATTTTTGGAAACCAATAGGCATCTTTCTTCTTATTGCTGGCATTTTTCTCGCAATTGTCAGAGTAATTGGAGGCGTACATTTTATAAGCGACGTATGTGCCGGAGCGTTTCTTGGTATCATCGCAGGGTGGATTTCTAACTATATCTTTTTGATTTGCTAA
- a CDS encoding MurR/RpiR family transcriptional regulator, with protein sequence MEHLNLLQRIEQKSSEFSKGQRRLAQYITENYDIAAYLTASKLGKEAGVSESTVVRFAYQLDYEGYPELQKAIQVIVKTNSNSIQRMSLSSKRYQEKGVLKSILYTDAERLRDTIQSGVDEKEFNRSVMLINDARRLYILGARSAAYLAGLMGYYFKMLFDNVIIVDANSTSETLEQIYDISENDVMMGITFPRYSKRTICALQYAKNHGAKTIALTDNMQSPIIEYADCKLIAKSDVMTIVDSLVCPLSVVNAMVTAIALLRKEDVEKRLMALEELWNEYDVYNRSLL encoded by the coding sequence GTGGAACATTTAAATTTATTACAGAGGATTGAGCAGAAGTCTTCTGAGTTTAGTAAAGGACAGAGAAGGCTGGCTCAGTATATTACAGAGAATTATGATATTGCGGCATATCTTACTGCATCCAAGCTTGGAAAGGAAGCGGGAGTCAGTGAATCAACAGTAGTTCGTTTTGCTTATCAGCTTGATTATGAAGGATATCCGGAGTTACAGAAGGCAATTCAGGTTATCGTAAAGACGAACTCAAACTCTATTCAGAGGATGTCTCTTTCCTCTAAGAGATATCAGGAAAAAGGTGTCTTAAAGAGCATTCTTTATACAGATGCGGAACGACTTAGAGATACGATTCAGAGTGGGGTGGATGAAAAGGAATTTAACAGGTCGGTAATGCTTATTAACGATGCAAGAAGATTATATATTTTAGGCGCGCGCAGTGCTGCATATCTTGCAGGGTTGATGGGATATTACTTTAAGATGTTATTTGACAATGTAATTATTGTGGATGCTAACAGTACCTCTGAGACATTAGAGCAGATTTATGATATCAGTGAGAATGATGTTATGATGGGCATTACTTTTCCAAGATATTCCAAAAGAACGATCTGCGCTCTTCAGTATGCAAAGAATCATGGAGCAAAGACAATCGCACTTACCGATAATATGCAGTCTCCTATTATAGAGTATGCGGACTGTAAACTAATCGCAAAGAGTGATGTGATGACAATCGTTGATTCTCTTGTATGTCCGTTAAGCGTTGTGAATGCGATGGTTACAGCAATCGCACTGCTTCGTAAAGAAGATGTTGAGAAGCGCCTGATGGCTCTTGAGGAACTCTGGAACGAATATGATGTTTATAACAGGAGTTTACTATAA
- the scfB gene encoding thioether cross-link-forming SCIFF peptide maturase — protein sequence MIHQYKNNGYNIVMDVCSGAIHVVDDVTYDVIALYEEKNLEEIKKELSDTYNKEEIEEAYKEVTSLKEEGLLFTEDIYEEYINEVKSRKTVVKALCLHIAHDCNLACRYCFAEEGEYKGHRELMSAKVGKAALDFLVKNSGNRHNLEVDFFGGEPTMNFDVVKEVVEYGRSLEKDYDKHFRFTFTTNGVLLNDEMMEFANKEMDNVVLSVDGRKEVHDYMRPTRNGKPSYDLIMPKFIRFAESRHQQKYYVRGTFTNRNLDFSKDVLHLADLGFEQISMEPVVGQPEEPYAIQEKDLPQIFDEYDRLAKEMIQREKEGRGFNFFHFMIDLTGGPCVAKRLSGCGSGTEYLAVTPWGDLYPCHQFVGEDKFLLGNVFDGIKRTDICDEFRSCNVYTKKKCKECFARFYCSGGCPANSYNFHGTIDDSYDLSCDMERKRVECAIMIKAALADTEGEEE from the coding sequence GTGATTCACCAGTATAAAAATAATGGATATAATATTGTTATGGATGTGTGCAGTGGTGCGATCCATGTAGTTGATGATGTGACATATGATGTAATTGCTTTATATGAAGAAAAGAATTTAGAGGAAATTAAAAAGGAATTGTCTGATACTTATAATAAGGAAGAGATTGAAGAGGCATATAAAGAAGTGACTTCTTTAAAAGAAGAAGGTTTATTATTTACAGAAGATATTTATGAAGAGTACATTAACGAAGTTAAGAGTAGAAAGACTGTAGTAAAGGCTCTTTGTCTGCATATCGCTCATGATTGTAACCTTGCCTGCCGCTATTGTTTTGCAGAAGAGGGAGAATATAAGGGACATCGTGAGCTTATGAGCGCTAAAGTAGGAAAAGCTGCTCTTGATTTCCTTGTGAAAAATTCTGGTAATCGTCACAATCTTGAGGTGGATTTCTTTGGCGGCGAGCCAACGATGAATTTTGATGTTGTAAAAGAAGTTGTAGAGTACGGACGTTCTCTTGAAAAAGATTATGATAAACATTTCCGTTTTACTTTCACAACAAATGGTGTTCTTTTAAATGATGAAATGATGGAATTTGCTAATAAAGAGATGGATAATGTCGTTTTAAGTGTAGATGGACGAAAAGAAGTCCATGACTATATGCGTCCTACAAGAAATGGCAAGCCAAGCTATGATCTGATCATGCCAAAGTTTATTCGCTTTGCAGAATCGAGACATCAGCAGAAATATTATGTAAGAGGAACATTTACAAATAGAAATCTTGATTTTTCTAAGGATGTTCTTCATCTTGCGGATTTGGGATTTGAACAGATTTCCATGGAGCCGGTTGTTGGACAGCCAGAAGAGCCATATGCAATTCAGGAAAAGGATCTTCCGCAGATTTTTGATGAGTATGACAGACTTGCAAAAGAAATGATTCAGAGAGAAAAAGAGGGAAGAGGATTTAATTTCTTTCATTTTATGATTGATCTTACAGGCGGACCATGTGTGGCAAAGAGACTTTCCGGCTGTGGAAGTGGAACAGAGTATTTAGCAGTAACACCTTGGGGAGACTTATACCCATGTCATCAGTTTGTAGGGGAAGATAAGTTCCTTCTTGGTAATGTTTTTGATGGAATTAAACGTACAGATATTTGTGATGAATTCCGTTCCTGTAACGTATACACCAAGAAGAAATGTAAAGAGTGTTTTGCAAGATTCTACTGTAGTGGCGGATGTCCTGCAAATTCTTATAATTTCCATGGAACAATCGATGATTCTTATGATCTGAGCTGTGATATGGAACGTAAACGAGTAGAGTGCGCAATTATGATTAAGGCAGCATTAGCAGATACAGAGGGCGAAGAGGAATAA
- the scfA gene encoding six-cysteine ranthipeptide SCIFF: MKRVKTLTGNKTYGTTMCKGGCGECQTSCQSACKTSCTVGNQTCESNK; the protein is encoded by the coding sequence ATGAAACGTGTAAAGACACTGACCGGAAACAAGACATACGGTACTACCATGTGTAAAGGTGGATGCGGTGAATGCCAGACATCCTGCCAGTCTGCCTGCAAGACATCTTGTACAGTAGGTAACCAGACTTGCGAGAGTAATAAATAA
- a CDS encoding adenine phosphoribosyltransferase, with protein MKKLEDYVINIPDFPKPGIIFRDITSILRDPEGLKLSVHELMHCLEGTEFDVVVGAESRGFLFGMPLAYNKSKGFVPVRKKGKLPRETVSREYALEYGTAEIEIHKEDIRPGQRVVFVDDLLATGGTAKAAIDLIEQLGGVVVKVLFVMELQGLHGRDALKGYDVEAVITYPGK; from the coding sequence GTGAAGAAACTTGAAGATTATGTCATCAATATTCCGGATTTCCCAAAACCAGGAATTATTTTTAGGGATATTACATCAATCTTACGTGATCCAGAAGGATTGAAACTTAGTGTACATGAATTGATGCACTGCCTTGAGGGAACAGAATTTGATGTTGTTGTCGGAGCGGAATCTCGTGGATTCTTATTTGGTATGCCTCTTGCATATAATAAGAGTAAAGGGTTTGTACCTGTACGTAAAAAGGGCAAGCTGCCAAGAGAGACAGTAAGCAGGGAGTATGCTTTGGAATATGGAACAGCAGAAATAGAGATTCATAAAGAAGATATCCGTCCGGGTCAGAGAGTTGTATTTGTCGATGATCTGCTGGCAACAGGCGGAACGGCAAAAGCAGCGATTGATTTGATCGAACAGCTTGGCGGTGTTGTTGTAAAGGTTCTTTTTGTTATGGAACTGCAGGGACTGCATGGACGAGATGCTTTAAAAGGCTATGATGTAGAAGCTGTTATCACTTATCCTGGAAAGTAA
- a CDS encoding bifunctional 4-hydroxy-3-methylbut-2-enyl diphosphate reductase/30S ribosomal protein S1 — protein MKIDIAKSAGFCFGVKRAVDTVYKESSKKNVYTFGPIIHNDEVVADLERQGVHVINDSKEFKSLSEGTIIIRSHGVSKAIYEEILNAGLDLVDATCPFVRKIHKIVERESGDGRVIIIIGNNHHPEVEGIMGWCQTHPIVIENREQAEGVELDADAKISIVSQTTFNYNKFQDLVEIISEKGYDINVFNTICNATEERQTETRELAKKSDAMIVIGGRHSSNTQKLFEISKKECSNTFYIQTKNDLNMEDFSNIGMLGITAGASTPNNIIKEVHESMAEMSFDQMLEESFKTIRNGEVVQGTIIDVKEDEIILNIGYKADGIISRNEYSNDQNLDLTTVAKVGDEMEAKVLNVNDGEGQVLLTYKRLKAEKGNKRLEEAFNNHEVLKAPVAKVLDGGLSVVVEDTRVFIPASLVSDTYEKNLKKYDGQEIEFVITEFNPRKRRIIGDRKQLLVAEKKAKQEALFERIEAGMTVEGTVKNVTDFGAFIDLGGADGLLHISEMSWGRVENPKKVFTVGEKLNVLIKDIQGEKIALSLKFPETNPWLHADEKYAVGNEVTGKVARMTDFGAFVELEPGVDALLHVSQIAKEHIEKPSDVLKVGQEVTAKVVDFKKDDRKISLSIKALDNE, from the coding sequence ATGAAGATTGACATAGCAAAATCTGCTGGCTTTTGTTTTGGAGTAAAGCGAGCTGTAGATACGGTGTATAAAGAGTCTTCTAAGAAGAACGTTTATACATTTGGGCCGATCATTCACAATGATGAAGTTGTCGCAGATCTGGAGAGACAGGGAGTTCATGTTATTAATGACAGCAAGGAGTTTAAGTCTCTTTCAGAAGGAACGATTATTATTCGTTCTCATGGCGTGTCAAAAGCAATTTATGAGGAGATCCTTAATGCGGGTCTTGATTTAGTGGATGCGACCTGCCCTTTCGTGAGAAAGATTCATAAGATCGTTGAGCGGGAGAGTGGGGATGGCAGAGTAATCATTATTATAGGCAATAACCATCATCCCGAAGTAGAAGGGATCATGGGTTGGTGCCAGACGCATCCGATTGTAATTGAGAATCGAGAGCAGGCAGAAGGAGTTGAGTTAGATGCCGATGCGAAGATATCCATCGTGTCACAGACGACATTTAACTACAATAAGTTTCAAGATTTAGTTGAAATTATCTCAGAAAAGGGTTATGATATAAATGTTTTTAACACGATTTGTAATGCAACTGAGGAGCGGCAGACGGAGACCAGAGAACTGGCGAAGAAGTCTGATGCGATGATAGTGATCGGTGGCAGACACAGTTCGAATACTCAAAAGCTTTTTGAGATAAGTAAAAAAGAATGTAGTAATACTTTTTATATACAAACAAAAAATGATTTGAATATGGAGGATTTTTCTAATATCGGGATGCTCGGTATTACTGCAGGGGCTTCAACCCCAAATAATATTATCAAGGAGGTTCATGAAAGCATGGCAGAAATGAGTTTTGACCAGATGCTGGAAGAAAGTTTTAAGACAATTAGAAATGGAGAGGTAGTTCAGGGTACTATTATCGATGTAAAAGAGGATGAGATCATCTTAAATATTGGATATAAAGCCGACGGTATCATTTCAAGAAACGAATATTCCAACGACCAGAATTTAGATTTAACAACAGTCGCTAAAGTTGGTGACGAGATGGAAGCTAAAGTTCTGAATGTGAATGATGGCGAAGGACAGGTTCTCTTAACATATAAGAGACTTAAAGCAGAAAAAGGTAACAAGAGATTAGAAGAGGCATTTAACAACCATGAAGTATTAAAAGCTCCTGTAGCTAAGGTTCTTGACGGTGGTTTAAGTGTTGTAGTGGAAGATACAAGAGTATTCATCCCTGCAAGCCTTGTATCCGATACTTATGAGAAGAACTTAAAGAAATATGACGGACAGGAAATCGAGTTCGTTATCACTGAGTTCAACCCTCGCAAGAGAAGAATCATCGGTGACCGTAAACAGCTTTTAGTAGCAGAGAAGAAAGCAAAACAGGAAGCACTGTTTGAAAGAATCGAAGCTGGTATGACTGTAGAAGGAACTGTAAAGAACGTAACAGATTTTGGTGCATTCATCGATTTAGGTGGAGCAGACGGACTTCTTCACATCTCCGAAATGAGCTGGGGACGTGTTGAAAATCCTAAGAAAGTTTTCACAGTAGGTGAGAAATTAAACGTTCTTATTAAAGATATTCAGGGTGAGAAGATTGCATTATCCTTAAAGTTCCCTGAGACAAATCCATGGCTTCACGCTGACGAAAAATACGCAGTAGGTAACGAAGTAACTGGTAAAGTTGCTCGTATGACAGACTTCGGTGCATTCGTTGAATTAGAGCCAGGTGTAGATGCTTTACTTCATGTTTCTCAGATCGCTAAAGAACATATCGAGAAACCATCTGATGTATTAAAAGTAGGTCAGGAAGTTACAGCTAAAGTTGTAGACTTCAAGAAAGATGATCGTAAGATCAGCTTAAGCATCAAAGCTTTAGATAACGAATAA
- a CDS encoding NAD(P)/FAD-dependent oxidoreductase, producing the protein MNKVIIVGGGAAGMMAAISASKAGKKVCILEKNEKLGKKLFITGKGRCNITNACPAEEFLTHVVTNPRFLYSTFSQFNNEDMIEYLEKIGLPVKTERGQRVFPQSDRSSDVIQALKRECEKGRVKIYYHTEVKELLFNEEKDQCVGVLLSDGRKMEGDSVILACGGFSYASTGSDGAGYILAKQAGHKIKSIEPSLVPFEMKENWCKELMGLTLKNVMVRIKTKKKTIYEGFGEFLFTHFGVSGPLVLTASTCLGKYQKELEAGELKLFLDLKASLTPEQLDKRFLREFDTYRNKNISNVMERLLPKKMIPVFLDTAQIPEDKKIRDISKKERRRMIELMKNFEMHISGVRGFNEAIVTRGGVNVKEINPATMESKKVKHLFFAGEIMDLDAVTGGYNLQIAWTTGYAAGKNA; encoded by the coding sequence ATGAACAAAGTAATTATTGTAGGTGGAGGGGCAGCCGGTATGATGGCTGCCATTTCTGCGTCTAAAGCAGGAAAGAAGGTATGTATTCTTGAAAAAAATGAGAAGCTTGGCAAGAAGCTTTTCATTACAGGAAAAGGCAGATGTAATATTACAAATGCTTGTCCGGCGGAGGAATTTCTTACGCATGTAGTAACAAATCCTCGTTTTTTATATAGTACATTTTCACAATTTAATAATGAGGATATGATAGAATATCTGGAGAAAATCGGTCTTCCTGTAAAAACAGAACGAGGACAGAGAGTCTTTCCGCAGTCAGATCGATCTTCTGATGTAATACAGGCATTAAAAAGAGAGTGTGAGAAAGGCAGAGTAAAGATTTATTATCATACAGAGGTAAAAGAACTGCTTTTTAATGAAGAGAAAGATCAGTGTGTAGGTGTACTTTTGTCTGATGGCAGAAAGATGGAAGGAGATTCAGTGATTCTTGCCTGTGGAGGATTTTCTTATGCATCTACTGGTTCTGATGGGGCAGGATATATCCTTGCAAAACAGGCAGGACATAAAATTAAATCCATCGAGCCATCCCTTGTTCCGTTTGAAATGAAGGAGAACTGGTGCAAAGAGTTGATGGGACTTACATTAAAGAATGTTATGGTTCGCATAAAAACAAAGAAGAAAACAATCTATGAAGGATTTGGAGAATTTTTGTTTACACATTTTGGAGTGAGTGGTCCGCTTGTTCTTACTGCAAGCACCTGCCTTGGCAAGTATCAAAAGGAATTAGAAGCAGGAGAATTGAAACTGTTTCTTGACTTAAAGGCTTCTCTTACACCGGAGCAGTTAGACAAACGTTTTTTAAGAGAATTTGATACGTATCGTAATAAAAATATTTCAAATGTAATGGAACGTCTGCTCCCTAAAAAGATGATTCCAGTCTTTCTTGATACGGCACAGATTCCAGAGGATAAAAAGATAAGGGATATCAGCAAAAAAGAAAGAAGACGCATGATTGAACTTATGAAGAATTTTGAGATGCATATCAGCGGTGTAAGAGGATTTAATGAAGCGATCGTCACAAGAGGCGGTGTGAATGTAAAAGAAATTAATCCGGCAACGATGGAATCAAAGAAGGTAAAACATCTCTTTTTTGCCGGAGAGATTATGGATTTAGATGCCGTTACAGGTGGATATAATCTGCAGATTGCATGGACAACAGGCTATGCAGCAGGAAAAAATGCGTAA
- the recJ gene encoding single-stranded-DNA-specific exonuclease RecJ, with the protein MEKWFVASKRADFNKIGEVFHISPVTARLMRNRDLTTIEEMQRYLYGSLSDLYDPHLLKDADKGAEIIKEKIEAGKKIRIISDYDVDGVSSNYILYQGLKRCGADVDYKIPDRVEDGYGINEHLIEQAAEDGIDTIITCDNGIAASAQIAYGNSLGLTIVVTDHHDIPFQKENDEITYLLPPAAAVINPKQKDCSYPFKSICGAVVVYKFIQVLYDLFQIDQKESEAFLEIAAMATVCDVMPLFDENRILVKEGLRRIRQTEIVGLQALIEANHLEDKKLSSYHFGFILGPCINASGRLTSAKEALELLLCKDKEICRQKAEALTALNAERKEMTADGVKAAKAYLESTGHAKDKVLVVYLPDCHESIAGIIAGRMKEYYHKPVFVITRTKEGLKGSGRSIEAYHMYQEMNKIKECFDKFGGHPMAAGLSMQEDRLEEFREKLNTNTTLTEEDFVEKVHIDVALPISYLSESLIKEFELLEPFGNENTKPLFAQKDLYIKGIRVLGTTGRCLKLFLSDGSQTNIEAMYFGESDGFLEELSCFCGKEEAQRVQRGLPHHIWMDVTYYPQINEWRGQKSIQIVIQNYRFKHQ; encoded by the coding sequence ATGGAAAAGTGGTTTGTCGCTTCAAAAAGAGCAGATTTTAATAAGATTGGAGAAGTATTTCATATCAGTCCAGTGACGGCGCGTCTGATGCGGAATAGGGACTTAACAACAATAGAAGAAATGCAGCGTTATTTGTATGGTTCCCTGTCGGATCTTTATGATCCTCATCTTTTAAAAGATGCAGATAAAGGGGCGGAAATCATAAAAGAAAAGATAGAAGCAGGGAAAAAGATTCGTATTATTTCAGATTATGATGTCGATGGTGTTTCTTCAAACTATATTTTATACCAGGGATTGAAACGCTGTGGTGCAGATGTGGATTATAAGATTCCAGATCGTGTAGAAGACGGTTATGGTATTAATGAGCATCTGATAGAGCAGGCGGCAGAGGATGGGATTGATACGATTATTACCTGTGATAATGGAATTGCTGCATCGGCTCAGATTGCTTATGGTAATTCTTTAGGTTTGACGATTGTTGTAACGGATCATCATGATATTCCGTTTCAAAAAGAAAATGATGAAATAACCTATCTACTTCCGCCAGCTGCTGCTGTGATTAATCCCAAACAGAAAGATTGTTCCTATCCATTTAAAAGTATATGTGGAGCAGTGGTTGTCTATAAGTTTATTCAGGTGCTTTATGATCTGTTTCAGATTGATCAAAAAGAAAGCGAGGCATTTCTTGAAATCGCAGCAATGGCAACGGTTTGTGATGTGATGCCTCTATTTGATGAAAATCGGATTCTTGTAAAGGAAGGGCTGCGCCGAATCAGGCAGACAGAGATTGTGGGTCTGCAGGCTTTGATAGAGGCGAATCATCTTGAAGATAAGAAGTTATCTTCCTATCATTTTGGATTTATCCTTGGACCATGTATTAATGCCTCCGGACGACTTACTTCGGCAAAGGAGGCATTAGAGCTTCTTCTTTGCAAGGACAAGGAAATCTGCAGACAGAAAGCAGAGGCACTTACTGCTTTAAATGCAGAAAGAAAAGAGATGACCGCAGATGGAGTGAAAGCAGCAAAAGCATATCTGGAAAGTACAGGCCATGCAAAAGATAAAGTGTTAGTTGTATATCTGCCGGATTGTCATGAAAGTATCGCAGGAATTATTGCTGGCAGAATGAAGGAATATTATCACAAACCGGTTTTTGTCATTACAAGAACAAAAGAGGGGTTAAAAGGCTCCGGAAGATCAATTGAAGCATATCATATGTATCAGGAAATGAATAAAATCAAAGAATGTTTTGATAAATTTGGTGGTCATCCGATGGCGGCCGGTCTTTCTATGCAGGAAGACAGGTTAGAGGAATTCCGGGAGAAATTAAATACGAATACTACGCTTACAGAAGAGGATTTTGTAGAAAAGGTACATATTGATGTAGCATTACCGATTTCGTATCTGTCAGAAAGCCTGATTAAAGAATTTGAATTGCTCGAACCGTTTGGGAATGAAAATACAAAACCATTGTTTGCACAAAAAGATTTGTACATAAAGGGGATACGTGTTCTTGGAACAACTGGTCGGTGTTTGAAGTTGTTTCTTTCTGACGGAAGTCAAACGAACATAGAAGCAATGTATTTTGGAGAATCGGATGGTTTTTTAGAAGAACTTTCTTGTTTTTGCGGAAAAGAAGAAGCACAAAGAGTTCAAAGAGGATTGCCACATCATATATGGATGGATGTAACCTATTATCCACAGATTAATGAGTGGAGAGGTCAGAAAAGTATTCAGATTGTTATTCAGAATTATCGTTTTAAACACCAGTAA
- a CDS encoding TIGR04086 family membrane protein: protein MSVIIAVLLTMLFLAVFAFAMLKGSLSASVEKIGLIVMSVIACFVGGFFCGKKNTKKRYLWGLGVGALYCLFFSVIRVGMGQPFMADKTAFFTTLLYCAAGGMLGGMLS from the coding sequence GTGTCTGTTATAATTGCTGTTTTGCTAACAATGCTCTTTCTGGCTGTATTTGCATTTGCTATGTTAAAGGGAAGCTTATCTGCTTCTGTAGAAAAGATTGGCCTGATTGTAATGAGCGTTATTGCCTGCTTTGTCGGTGGATTTTTTTGCGGAAAGAAAAATACGAAGAAAAGGTATTTATGGGGACTGGGGGTTGGTGCTTTATATTGTTTGTTTTTTTCAGTGATACGTGTGGGAATGGGGCAGCCTTTTATGGCAGATAAAACAGCATTTTTTACGACACTTTTATATTGTGCAGCCGGAGGGATGCTTGGAGGAATGTTGAGTTAA
- a CDS encoding Cof-type HAD-IIB family hydrolase: MEQKNKNVRLIGLDLDGTTLTSEKVLTPHTKEVLEKCLAEGVQVLPATGRVKTGIPEYLTQIEGMRYVILSNGASVLDLKEDKVLYQNCIPWKRALELFDVLETYHTFYDVYALGTGWCEARFYDNVGNYGIEKHIENLVRTTRNRIDDLRVWMKENKAPVEKINMFFAREEDRQRAFKDLREIKDLAVTCSLGNNLEINGATCNKGDAMLHLGKILDIPVESIMACGDGNNDFEMVKMAGVGVAMENGEESLKEVADFVTKTNDEEGVAYAIEYFCDLK; the protein is encoded by the coding sequence ATGGAACAGAAGAATAAAAATGTCAGATTGATAGGATTAGATTTAGATGGAACTACGCTTACTTCAGAAAAGGTATTAACCCCACATACAAAGGAAGTTCTAGAAAAATGCTTAGCCGAAGGTGTTCAGGTCCTTCCGGCGACAGGCAGAGTGAAAACAGGTATTCCAGAGTATTTAACACAGATTGAAGGAATGCGATATGTCATTTTATCAAATGGTGCAAGTGTTTTGGATTTGAAAGAAGATAAAGTACTTTATCAAAATTGTATTCCATGGAAAAGAGCTTTAGAGCTATTTGATGTGCTGGAAACTTATCATACATTTTATGATGTATATGCTTTGGGAACAGGATGGTGTGAAGCGCGTTTTTATGATAATGTAGGCAATTATGGAATTGAAAAGCATATTGAAAACCTAGTAAGAACAACACGTAACCGAATTGATGATCTGAGAGTGTGGATGAAAGAGAATAAGGCTCCGGTCGAAAAAATTAATATGTTTTTTGCCAGAGAAGAAGACAGACAAAGAGCGTTTAAGGATCTTAGAGAGATAAAAGATCTGGCAGTGACCTGCTCTCTTGGAAATAATCTTGAGATTAACGGGGCAACATGCAATAAGGGAGATGCGATGTTACATCTTGGGAAGATTCTTGATATTCCGGTAGAAAGTATTATGGCATGTGGAGACGGAAACAATGATTTTGAAATGGTAAAGATGGCGGGTGTCGGTGTTGCCATGGAGAATGGAGAAGAGTCTTTAAAAGAAGTTGCAGACTTTGTCACAAAGACAAATGATGAGGAAGGGGTGGCATATGCCATCGAATATTTTTGTGATTTAAAGTAA
- a CDS encoding YerC/YecD family TrpR-related protein, translating into MGKNIPKERKEGMYKAILELKSLEECFDFFEDICAMTELRSMEQRFEVASMLKKEKVYTEIMSETNASSATISRVNRMLNYGTGCLGEVIDRLDKKEDKEGTEES; encoded by the coding sequence ATGGGAAAAAATATTCCAAAAGAACGTAAAGAAGGCATGTATAAAGCTATTCTGGAGTTAAAAAGTTTAGAAGAATGTTTTGATTTTTTTGAAGACATTTGTGCAATGACTGAGCTTCGGTCTATGGAGCAGCGTTTTGAAGTTGCAAGTATGTTGAAGAAGGAAAAAGTTTATACGGAGATTATGAGTGAGACAAACGCAAGTTCTGCTACAATCAGTCGTGTGAATCGTATGCTTAATTATGGAACAGGCTGTCTTGGAGAGGTAATTGACAGACTGGATAAGAAAGAGGACAAAGAGGGAACAGAAGAATCCTGA
- the cmk gene encoding (d)CMP kinase, whose protein sequence is MYSIAIDGPAGAGKSTIAKAIAEDIGFIYVDTGAMYRAIALYFLRKGIDGHDRKLVAAECPNIHVTLEYDEEGKQQVILNGENVTGFIRKEEVGKMASVTSAVPEVRAALLDLQRNMAKTSDILMDGRDIGTNVLPDASLKIYLTASADVRAKRRYDELQEKGTECDIAQIKSDIMARDKQDMEREIAPLCKAEDAILVDSSDMSIPQVIDTIISEFKKIK, encoded by the coding sequence ATGTACAGTATAGCAATTGATGGTCCGGCAGGAGCTGGAAAGAGTACGATTGCAAAGGCAATCGCAGAGGATATAGGATTTATATATGTAGATACCGGAGCCATGTACCGGGCAATCGCTTTATATTTTTTGCGTAAAGGTATTGATGGACATGACAGGAAGCTCGTTGCAGCGGAATGTCCGAACATTCATGTAACTTTAGAATATGATGAGGAAGGAAAACAGCAGGTTATTTTAAATGGTGAGAATGTTACCGGATTTATTCGTAAAGAAGAGGTCGGGAAGATGGCATCAGTTACCTCTGCTGTACCGGAAGTAAGAGCTGCACTGTTAGATTTACAGCGCAATATGGCGAAGACTTCAGATATCCTCATGGATGGAAGAGACATTGGAACGAATGTCCTGCCGGATGCTTCTCTTAAGATTTATCTGACGGCTTCCGCTGATGTAAGAGCGAAGAGACGTTATGATGAATTACAGGAGAAAGGAACAGAGTGTGATATTGCGCAGATTAAGAGTGATATCATGGCAAGAGACAAGCAGGATATGGAGAGGGAGATTGCTCCACTATGTAAGGCAGAAGATGCCATACTGGTAGATTCCTCAGATATGTCCATTCCACAGGTGATTGATACGATTATCTCCGAATTTAAAAAAATAAAATAA